The segment TGATTCTATTACAGCTCCAAAAAGTAATAGTAAATAATCAGTACATAATAGTTCATTCAAGAGTCTTATAAAGGCTCTTTTTTTGTTTCAGCTTGATTAGATGAACATGCGAAATTAATATATAATAGTAAAAAATACTTTATACATCGCTTAGGAGAATAAGATGAATTGGAAAATAAAAGCATTTAATGAGTTAACTGCAAATGAGGTCTACACTATTTTACAAGAAAGAACGGCTGTATTTGTTGTCGAGCAAAACTGTCCTTATTTAGAGGTGGATGGGAAAGACATAGAGTCCTTTCATCTTCTTGCTGAAAAGAATGGAGAAATTGCCGCATATTGCAGAGTTTTGCCTGCCGGAATTTCTTATGAGGAAGCATCAATTGGCAGGGTGCTTGTAAAAAAAGAATACAGAGGACATGGTCTAGCATATGACTTGCTGAATAAGGCGATTGCGTTTATAAGAGATGAATTAAAGGAGCCTGCCATAAAAATTTCAGCACAAAGCCATTTAGAAAAATTTTATGCTTCCTTCGGCTTTAAAGCCACCTCAAGTGAGTACCTGGAGGATGATATTCCTCATATTGATATGCTGCTTTTCTTTGCAGAATAATAGATTCCTGTTTAGAAGAGGAGGGAGAGAGTGTGAATCTTGGGAGCTATATGATCCTAATGACAAGAACTTCTCCCCGTACGGAAGCCATTTAATCAACAGCTATTGTCACGCATGGAGCTGTACACCGACATATTTAATCCGAAAATATGATTTATAAGAGGACAGAGACAATCACTAGTGATTGTCTCTGTTTTTCATAGAAAAGTAGATAAAGTATATCTTATCTTCCGCTATTATGGTAATTTAAAATATAGAAAAATATGCAATTTGAGGTGGAAAATGGATTCGGAATGGAAGGCGATTTTACGGTTTTTAGGCATTTCGTTTTATGCTCTATATTATACAGGCTGTTTTATTATCATTAAAGCGTCTCAATCAACCTATAATATTGTAAATATAACAATAATAGTTTTGCCGATACTTATTGTTTTGATTATGAATTATCTTAGGAAAAAACGCCAAAAGACAACTACATTTAAATATATGAAAGCGGTGCTTCTATATAGCATTGCTCCAATTATTTGTCTTTACCTGCTCACAGTTAATGAATATAAATCTATTTTCACTACTGAAAAATGGCTGGAGCAGGAGACAGAAAGAACCTTTATGATAGATAATTTATTAAAGGAGCATCCTTTAAAGGGCGAACAGAAAAAAGACATAATTTCCCTGTTAGGTCAAGAAACAGCAGAAGCAAATTTTAAAGAAAAGGATAATATGGTTTACCTGCTCGGTGCTGAACGTGGTTTTATTTCAATGGATACTGAGTGGCTTATTATTCATTTTAATGATGAAAACATTGCAGATAAGGTGGAGGTTGTTTCCTCTTAATAGAACTTAAAAAATATTAGTTTTTCTGCATCTGAGGCGCTGCATATGTTCCCTATATATAAGTCTGTAAAGCATGGTTTAATAGTTGACCATGCTTTTTTGTTTGATAAGTATTAAAGCGCATACATTCCGTGCTGATATTAATCGTTTTTTTAAAATAAAGCGCTAATCACATGATATACTTAATAAAAAGCGGGAAGGAGGCAGATAACCAATTTGCTATGCTGCCAAACAGAATAACATGAAAGCGTTTTTTTGCAACTTAGTCCATACATAGGCTGTAGCATTCATTCCTTTTAACTGAAATTACATGTATCTGCTTCAAGGCCAATACATACTTAACACATCTTTTCACTGGCAGGGGGTATATCAATGGCAATAGAACGGGGCCGATTGCTGATTGTAGATGATGAAATATTAATACGGCAGGGGATTAAGCATTACATCAATTGGGAACAGGAAGGTTTTGAGATTGTCGGGGAAGCTGCACATGGGAAGGAAGCACTTGAACTGATCGAGGTTGTTAAACCAGATATAATCCTTACAGATATTGTTATGCCAATTATGGATGGCGAAGAGCTGACGAGAATATTGAAGGAACAATATCCTCAGATTGGAGTGATTGTCTTAAGCAGTTTTGGGGATTTTGATTACGTCCGCTCCACTTTTCAAAATGGTGTGCTCGATTATATTCTAAAGCCAAAGCTTAATTCGGACAGCTTACTAACGGCTTTAAGAAAAATGAAGCAGCAAATAGCAGGACAAAAGCTGCCGGAAAAGAACGAAGGAAATTCTTATATAGAACAGTCGATTCGTAAGATGCTGTCAGGCTATGACATAGAAAAACATTGCGACAAAATAGCTGCCATATTTCCAGCCGAAAATTACTGGTTAGCTGCCATTCAAACTACGGGCGAGCAAGTACACATGGATACTTTCAAAACAGAAATAATCAGTGGTTTGAAAGGACGCGGCTTTACATGCTTTATGGAAAAGGACATTGCCATTATTAATGGCAATAATGTGCAGCAATTACAAGCTTTTTTTGAAGGAATGGCTAGCGAGCATATGGAGTTACGTGTTGTTTTAACAGATTCATTCGATGACTTTACATTAATCGGCAAGCATTATAAAGATACATTAGTGAAATTAATAAATACTAGATTTTATTTTCCAGAGATTCCTGTTTTAACAACACAAGTTTTTTCTGAGAAAACCCCTGAATTAGAAGCATTTCACCTAGATTGGTTTATAAGTGAGTTTAAAGGTAAACGCTTTGATACGGCTTTATCATATGTAGAGGAGTATGCTGCAAATATTTCTAGTAATTTCATGCTTGATGTCTATGAATACAAGTCTTTTTTCAGCAATATTATCTTTAATATTACGATTTTACTTGGAAACATGGAATATGATGTAAAAAAACTGGAGCAGGAAAAATATACGTATTTGCGCGGAATCGAGGAAGCAGCAACTGCTGATCAAGTAGGGCTACAACTGCAGCGATTTTTGATAGAAGCGAAAAGAACGATTGATGTGTTGCTTGAACAACCAGACAGTATAAATATAAAAAGAATTATTTCCTATCTAAATGAACATTTTCAAGAACAGCTGACACTAACAAATGTAGCAAATCACTTTCACTTTAATCCATCCTATTTGTCCAGTTATTTTTCCACACATATGAAGGAAGGCTTTAGCGAATATCTTAACAGAATCAGGATCGAAGAGGCGTCTAAGCTTCTTACGGCTGGAACGGAGCCAATTTCAGAGATTAGTGGCATTGTCGGTTATTCCGATCACAGTTATTTCTGTAAAGTATTCAAAAAAATGAAAGGGCTATCACCAAGTCAATTTAGACGTAAACAATGGGTGGAGAAGTGATGACTAAACGATGAATCTTATACCAGAACGATTTAAACACAGCAATCTATTCATCACAATGTCACTAATTACGGTCATTATCATTATCATCGTTTCTATAACGATAACATGGACAACAATCCGCATGAGTGAACAATTCTTTTTTGAAAAGTTCAGCATAACAAATGCGAAGGTTATGGACCAGGTGAAGGATAGTTATGAGAAATATCACTATTCTGTCGTCATTGCTTCAAATAATTTGCAGCAAAGCATTGCTATCAGAGACATGCTGACAGAAAAAAAAGAATCTAATATCGAGCGGTTTCAGTCCATATACGGACTGAGTGAGCTTATTCGGCGTATTGAACCTAATTTAGCTGCATATGAGGTTGGGATAATTGTAGCAGGGGAAAACGGTTTAAGCTACGCAACAAATGACAGGTCCTTTTGGCCAATTACAGATGAAGAGCTGGATAAAAGCAGTTTAGCAAAACAAACAGCCCAAACTCCATTTAAGCTGCAATATCATTATGATTGGCGTCCTAGCAATGATTCAGGCAGTTATCTTGTTGCTTCTAAGGCATTAGTGAATCGTGCTGGTGAGCAGTACGGGGCAGCATATATATCTATACGAGAAAGTGATTTTCGCAAGTTTTATTCAACCTATACTTCTCCAGGTAATAATGTCTTTTTAGTCGATAAAGCTGGCGTTATTGTTTCAAGCAGCCTCACAGAACAAATCGGCCAACACTCAAGTGAGCTGAAGGATTATGAAAAGCAGATTGGAACCACTGAAAATAATGATTACGTAATTGGCGATTTCCTAGGAAGAGAACAAATCATTATGATGGAATATATACCTTTCTTTGATATGTATATGTTTAATATTATCGATAAAGATACTGCATTTGGGAATTTAATAGATAAGAAAAAGATTTTGCTTATTTCGATGGGGATTGTGATTGTTGCACTATTTATAGTTTTGCTTGCTTCAAGACGGCTGACAAACTCTCTATCTAGTCTTGTTAGACAAATTGAAAGTGCATCAGAATACGATTTTGATGAATATGTATCCGTTTCTGGCACATATGAAACACGCAAAATCGGCATTGCCTTTAATTCGATGCTCGATGAATTACATGAATATGTCGATCAGCTTGTTCTGTCACAGAAACAGCGCCGAAATGCCGAGCTTGCTGCATTGCAGCAGCAAATCAACCCTCACTTTCTTTACAATACGTTAGCATCAATAAAATTTATTGCAAGTAAAGGCAATATCGCTGAAACAGATGCAATGATTAACTCCTTGATCTCATTATTACAAAACACGATTGGAAATGTCAGTGAGACGATAACAGTAGAACAAGAAATGACTAATTTGCGTAACTACGTTTTTATAAATGAAAAACGATACGGTAATAGGATTAAGGTTAATTACTTTATAGCACCAGGCTGTGCTGATATTCTTGTACCAAAGCTGATACTGCAGCCATTCGTTGAAAATGCTTTTTTTCATGGATTTATTGAAAAGCAGGAAGGCTATATCCATATTCTGATTTGGCAGGAGGATGGCAGCTTAATCTGTGAGGTGGTTGATAATGGTGATGGTATGGAAGAGACATACAGCTTAAAACAGCAAACAAAGCGGAAGCAGCAGCTTTTTTCTGGAATAGGGATAACAAATGTTCATGAACGCATTAAGCTTATTTATGGGGAGCCGTATGGTGTAGAAATTTCAAGTGAGCTTAAAGAAGGAACAAAGATAAGAATAACCATGCCGATACAAAAAAAATCATAAAATCTAAAAGAAATCCAAATACAAAAATGAAAACGAATTCATATTCTTAAAATAATACAAAAACAAAAAAATATCTTCCTAACGGTTTTCCCAAGCAGGATGCTAACATAATAAGTGTAAGTGATAACGCTTACAAAAAATGAAGGGTTCTTGGGGGGAAATGGATGAAAAAGCTACTTGCATTGATTTTAGCCAGCATCCTGCTTTTGGCAGCTTGTTCTTCTGGAGGCAATACAGAGGATGCATCTGGAGACGAAAAGGATACAAATAAAATTACGGTATGGGCATGGGATCCTAACTTTAATATTAAAGCAATGAATTTGGCGGTTGATGCATATGCATCCGAAAATTCCGACCTTGATATTCAAGTAATTGAAAATGCTCAAGATGACATTATTCAAAAGCTTAATACGTCTTTAAGCTCTGGCACAACAAAAGGTTTGCCAAACATTGTATTGATAGAAGATTATCGTGCACAAAGCTTTCTTCAAGCATATCCAGATATGTTCTATGAATTGACTGACAGCTTTAAGCAAGACGATTTTGCTCAGTATAAAATTGCTCCTACAAGTGTTGAAGGAAAAAATTATGGTTTGCCATTTGATACTGGGGTTGCAGGTTTGTATGTCAGAACAGATTACTTAGAAGAAGCAGGCTATACGGTTGATGATATTAAGGATGTTGACTGGAATAAATATATTGAAATTGGCAAAAAGGTGAAGGAAGTAACAGGCAAAAACATGATTACACAAGATCCTAATGATCTTGGTTTAATTCGCATGATGATTCAATCTGCTGGTTCTTGGTATACGAAGGAAGATGGCGTAACACCTAACTTAGCTGGTAACGAAGCATTGAAAAAGGCTTTCGAAACATATAAAGCCCTTTTAGATGCAGATATTGTCACACCTGTTTCAGACTGGAGTCAATTTTTGGCAGGCTTTAACAGTGGTGATATTGCTACAGTACCAACAGGCAACTGGATAACTCCATCTGTTAAAGCAGAAAGCTCTCAGTCAGGAAAATGGGGTGTAGTTTCCTTACCGCGCTTGCCTGATGTGGCAGGTTCTGTGAACTCTTCAAATCTTGGCGGAAGCTCCTGGTATGTTCTGAACGTTCCTGGTAAAGAGAAGGCAGCTGAATTCCTTGCCAAAACATTTGGCTCTGATGTTGATTTCTACCAAACGCTTAATAAAGAAGTAGGTGCAATTGGAACTTATTCTCCTGCTGTTGAAGGGGAGGCTTATCAAGAAGCAGATGATTTCTTTGGCGGACAGCAAGTAACGGCTGATTTTGCGAAATGGACAGAACAAATTCCGCAAATAAATTATGGTTTGCACACGTATGCCATTGAAGACCTACTTGTGGTAGAGGCACAAAACTACTTGAAAGGCAAAGACATTGATAAAGCCCTTGAGGATGCACAAGCACAAGCAGAGGCGCAAATCAAATAAACTAGAGTAGTGATGAAAAAATGCAGCCTTACTTGGATTCAAAATTCCGTTTAAGGCTGCATTTTTATCAACTAGATGCAAGGAGTGTTGAGTTGTGATTCCAGCAAAAACCAATCAGGGTCTCCAGCCAGTAAAAACGTCAAGAAGCCTGCGAACAAAAAACACGGCAATAGGCTGGTCTTTTATTACGATTGCATCTGCAATGATTTGCTTGTTTTATTTTTATCCAATGGTTCAAGCATTTATTTTGTCATTGCAATCAGGAACAGGCACAAATTTAACTTTTGTCGGCTTTGATAATTATGCACGCTTACTGAAGGACCCGACCTTTTTGACAACAGTAAAAAATACAGTTATTTATCTCATTATTCAAGTTCCAGTGATGATTTTGCTGGCATTATTCATCTCGGTTTTATTAAATGATAAAACATTAAAGTTTAAAGGTGTTTTCCGAACAGCTATTTTTCTACCGTGTGTCACATCATTAGTTGCTTATTCTGTTATTTTTAAGTATTTATTTGGACTTGACGGCATTATTAATCTATTTTTGTTGAAGGTCTCCATTATTTCAGAGCCGATTCAATGGCTGACAGATCCTTTTTGG is part of the Niallia taxi genome and harbors:
- a CDS encoding GNAT family N-acetyltransferase; this translates as MNWKIKAFNELTANEVYTILQERTAVFVVEQNCPYLEVDGKDIESFHLLAEKNGEIAAYCRVLPAGISYEEASIGRVLVKKEYRGHGLAYDLLNKAIAFIRDELKEPAIKISAQSHLEKFYASFGFKATSSEYLEDDIPHIDMLLFFAE
- a CDS encoding response regulator transcription factor, which gives rise to MAIERGRLLIVDDEILIRQGIKHYINWEQEGFEIVGEAAHGKEALELIEVVKPDIILTDIVMPIMDGEELTRILKEQYPQIGVIVLSSFGDFDYVRSTFQNGVLDYILKPKLNSDSLLTALRKMKQQIAGQKLPEKNEGNSYIEQSIRKMLSGYDIEKHCDKIAAIFPAENYWLAAIQTTGEQVHMDTFKTEIISGLKGRGFTCFMEKDIAIINGNNVQQLQAFFEGMASEHMELRVVLTDSFDDFTLIGKHYKDTLVKLINTRFYFPEIPVLTTQVFSEKTPELEAFHLDWFISEFKGKRFDTALSYVEEYAANISSNFMLDVYEYKSFFSNIIFNITILLGNMEYDVKKLEQEKYTYLRGIEEAATADQVGLQLQRFLIEAKRTIDVLLEQPDSINIKRIISYLNEHFQEQLTLTNVANHFHFNPSYLSSYFSTHMKEGFSEYLNRIRIEEASKLLTAGTEPISEISGIVGYSDHSYFCKVFKKMKGLSPSQFRRKQWVEK
- a CDS encoding cache domain-containing sensor histidine kinase, with amino-acid sequence MNLIPERFKHSNLFITMSLITVIIIIIVSITITWTTIRMSEQFFFEKFSITNAKVMDQVKDSYEKYHYSVVIASNNLQQSIAIRDMLTEKKESNIERFQSIYGLSELIRRIEPNLAAYEVGIIVAGENGLSYATNDRSFWPITDEELDKSSLAKQTAQTPFKLQYHYDWRPSNDSGSYLVASKALVNRAGEQYGAAYISIRESDFRKFYSTYTSPGNNVFLVDKAGVIVSSSLTEQIGQHSSELKDYEKQIGTTENNDYVIGDFLGREQIIMMEYIPFFDMYMFNIIDKDTAFGNLIDKKKILLISMGIVIVALFIVLLASRRLTNSLSSLVRQIESASEYDFDEYVSVSGTYETRKIGIAFNSMLDELHEYVDQLVLSQKQRRNAELAALQQQINPHFLYNTLASIKFIASKGNIAETDAMINSLISLLQNTIGNVSETITVEQEMTNLRNYVFINEKRYGNRIKVNYFIAPGCADILVPKLILQPFVENAFFHGFIEKQEGYIHILIWQEDGSLICEVVDNGDGMEETYSLKQQTKRKQQLFSGIGITNVHERIKLIYGEPYGVEISSELKEGTKIRITMPIQKKS
- a CDS encoding ABC transporter substrate-binding protein, whose product is MKKLLALILASILLLAACSSGGNTEDASGDEKDTNKITVWAWDPNFNIKAMNLAVDAYASENSDLDIQVIENAQDDIIQKLNTSLSSGTTKGLPNIVLIEDYRAQSFLQAYPDMFYELTDSFKQDDFAQYKIAPTSVEGKNYGLPFDTGVAGLYVRTDYLEEAGYTVDDIKDVDWNKYIEIGKKVKEVTGKNMITQDPNDLGLIRMMIQSAGSWYTKEDGVTPNLAGNEALKKAFETYKALLDADIVTPVSDWSQFLAGFNSGDIATVPTGNWITPSVKAESSQSGKWGVVSLPRLPDVAGSVNSSNLGGSSWYVLNVPGKEKAAEFLAKTFGSDVDFYQTLNKEVGAIGTYSPAVEGEAYQEADDFFGGQQVTADFAKWTEQIPQINYGLHTYAIEDLLVVEAQNYLKGKDIDKALEDAQAQAEAQIK